A region from the Methanocella sp. genome encodes:
- a CDS encoding MBL fold metallo-hydrolase translates to MAELVPGIHLVDNSIGCNTYIIIDSGITLVDTGLRGNEKNIYGCLQKLGYTPKDIRRIIITHAHIDHINCLYRLKSDSGAQVFAGAAEADMIEGRKPLHAAGGLFGIFSGIMRIYYRYRPVNVDVKLREGDNIDVLDGLKVITLSGHSEGNLGLYSPQHSLVFSSDTIRVLDGRLAAPNPKFTADMAEAIDAIKRLSGLSFDIMLPGHGKPILSGASEKVRELYHEMKH, encoded by the coding sequence ATGGCAGAACTGGTCCCGGGCATCCACCTGGTCGATAACTCCATCGGCTGTAACACGTATATCATAATTGACAGCGGCATCACGCTGGTCGATACGGGCCTGCGGGGGAACGAGAAGAATATCTATGGCTGTCTGCAAAAGCTGGGCTACACGCCGAAGGATATCCGGCGTATCATCATCACACATGCCCATATCGACCACATCAACTGTCTTTATCGTTTGAAGAGCGACTCGGGAGCGCAGGTCTTCGCGGGCGCGGCCGAAGCGGATATGATCGAGGGCAGGAAGCCGCTGCACGCCGCCGGCGGCCTGTTCGGGATATTTTCCGGCATAATGCGGATCTACTACCGGTACAGGCCCGTCAACGTCGACGTGAAGCTCAGGGAAGGCGATAACATCGACGTGCTGGACGGCCTGAAGGTGATCACGCTCAGCGGGCATAGCGAAGGCAACCTCGGGCTGTATAGCCCGCAGCATAGCCTGGTCTTTTCCAGCGACACGATCCGCGTGCTGGACGGCAGGCTGGCCGCCCCCAACCCGAAATTTACGGCCGACATGGCGGAGGCCATCGACGCGATCAAGCGCCTGTCCGGATTAAGTTTTGACATCATGCTCCCCGGGCACGGCAAGCCCATCCTGAGCGGTGCCTCGGAAAAAGTGAGAGAGCTCTACCACGAGATGAAACATTAA